From Amycolatopsis sp. cg9, one genomic window encodes:
- the glpK gene encoding glycerol kinase GlpK: MVQRYVMSIDQGTTSTRCILFDARGRLVSVVQREHQQHFPRPGWVEHDAVEIWRNLSRIVPQALADAGVGAEQVVGLGIANQRETTVLWDRRTGNPVGRAIVWQDTRTDAMLEQLAREPGAERVRQLCGLPLATYFSAPRIRWLLERTPGLRERAERGDVLFGTIESWLIWNLTGGAEGGVHVTDVTNASRTMLMNLRTLGWDDELLDFFDVPRAMLPEIRSSTEVYGTTSRVVPGIRIAAALGDQQAALFGQTCFAPGEAKCTYGTGSFLLLNTGPTPVLSTHGMLTTVGFKIGDEPAVYALEGSIAVTGSLVQWFRDGLELIGSAPEIETLARTVEDNGGCYIVPAFSGLFAPHWHSEARGVIAGLTSYITKGHLARAVLEATGWQTREVVDAMNADSGLALKTLKVDGGMTADNLLMQFIADVLDVPVVRPMVAETVSLGAAYAAGLSVGYWPDLEGLRRNWHRAGQWLPAMDPARRASEYGHWRQAVELTFGWMRPGPAAAAPGSDLVEVLLADHRRFEQLLRDLRNTDADHPALLAELAALLVAHATATERIVRPGSPGTPFADDLLAVLETEDFEKALPHLENVVDAHVRGEERGLLNDLRRTMSTSDRTGLGRAFVAERRRQLDLDCGNADHIRDLGDRLTL, translated from the coding sequence GTGGTCCAGCGGTACGTGATGTCCATCGACCAGGGCACCACCTCCACCCGGTGCATCCTGTTCGACGCCCGCGGCCGGCTGGTGTCGGTCGTGCAGCGGGAGCACCAGCAGCACTTCCCGCGGCCCGGGTGGGTCGAGCACGACGCCGTCGAGATCTGGCGGAACCTCTCGCGGATCGTCCCCCAGGCCCTGGCCGACGCCGGGGTGGGTGCCGAGCAGGTCGTCGGGCTCGGGATCGCCAACCAGCGCGAGACCACCGTGCTGTGGGACCGGCGGACCGGCAACCCGGTCGGGCGGGCCATCGTCTGGCAGGACACCCGCACCGACGCGATGCTCGAACAGCTCGCGCGCGAGCCGGGGGCCGAGCGCGTGCGGCAGCTGTGCGGGCTGCCGCTGGCGACGTACTTCTCCGCGCCGCGCATCCGCTGGCTGCTCGAACGCACCCCCGGCCTGCGCGAGCGCGCCGAGCGCGGCGACGTGCTGTTCGGCACCATCGAGAGCTGGCTGATCTGGAACCTCACCGGCGGCGCCGAGGGCGGCGTGCACGTCACCGACGTCACCAACGCCTCGCGCACCATGCTGATGAACCTGCGCACGCTCGGCTGGGACGACGAGCTCCTCGACTTCTTCGACGTCCCACGCGCGATGCTGCCGGAGATCCGCTCCTCCACCGAGGTCTACGGCACCACTTCGCGCGTGGTTCCCGGCATCCGGATCGCGGCGGCGCTGGGCGACCAGCAGGCCGCGCTGTTCGGCCAGACGTGCTTCGCACCCGGCGAGGCCAAGTGCACCTACGGCACCGGCAGCTTCCTGCTGCTCAACACCGGCCCGACGCCGGTGCTGTCCACCCACGGCATGCTCACCACGGTCGGCTTCAAGATCGGCGACGAGCCCGCGGTGTACGCGCTCGAAGGCTCGATCGCCGTCACCGGGTCGCTGGTGCAGTGGTTCCGCGACGGGCTGGAGCTGATCGGCAGTGCGCCGGAGATCGAGACGCTGGCCAGGACGGTCGAGGACAACGGCGGCTGCTACATCGTCCCGGCGTTCTCCGGGCTGTTCGCCCCGCACTGGCACAGCGAAGCCCGCGGGGTGATCGCCGGCCTGACGTCCTACATCACGAAGGGCCACCTGGCCCGGGCGGTGCTGGAGGCGACCGGCTGGCAGACCCGCGAGGTCGTCGACGCGATGAACGCCGACTCGGGCCTCGCCCTGAAGACGTTGAAGGTCGACGGCGGGATGACCGCTGACAACCTGCTGATGCAGTTCATCGCCGACGTCCTCGACGTCCCGGTGGTCCGCCCCATGGTGGCGGAGACGGTGTCCCTCGGGGCGGCCTACGCGGCCGGCCTGTCCGTGGGGTACTGGCCGGACCTGGAGGGGCTGCGCCGCAACTGGCACCGGGCCGGCCAGTGGCTGCCGGCGATGGACCCGGCCCGCCGCGCGTCCGAGTACGGCCACTGGCGCCAGGCGGTGGAGCTGACGTTCGGCTGGATGCGCCCCGGCCCGGCCGCCGCCGCGCCCGGGTCCGACCTGGTCGAGGTGCTGCTGGCCGACCACCGCCGCTTCGAGCAGCTGCTGCGCGACCTCCGCAACACCGACGCGGACCACCCCGCCCTGCTCGCGGAGCTGGCGGCCCTGCTGGTCGCCCACGCGACGGCGACCGAGCGGATCGTCCGCCCGGGTTCGCCGGGCACGCCGTTCGCCGACGACCTGCTGGCGGTGCTGGAGACCGAGGACTTCGAGAAGGCGTTGCCGCACTTGGAGAACGTCGTGGACGCGCACGTCCGCGGCGAGGAACGCGGGTTGCTGAACGACTTGCGCCGCACGATGTCCACTTCGGACCGGACCGGGCTGGGGCGGGCGTTCGTGGCGGAACGCCGCCGTCAGCTGGACCTGGACTGCGGGAACGCCGACCACATCCGCGACCTGGGCGACCGGCTCACGCTCTAG
- a CDS encoding IclR family transcriptional regulator, whose protein sequence is MPGPIQSIERAAAILRLLARGSGRLGVGEIAESLELAKGTAHGILRTLQGVGFVEQDRDSGKYQLGAALLHLGTSYLDVNELRSRAINWADALAARSGEAVRIGAPLEGRVLVVHHVFRPDDSLQSLDVGTLLPLHATALGKVLLAYDTTLKADPEPYTRRTLVTQTAIKRACAKVREAGWAAENGEMIAGEAGIAAPIRGHGGIVVGAIGVSGAVERICEPDGSPSPRLLGHVRDAARAVSRDLGASRW, encoded by the coding sequence GTGCCCGGTCCGATCCAGTCCATCGAGCGCGCCGCCGCGATCCTGCGGTTGCTGGCGCGCGGTTCGGGCCGTCTCGGCGTCGGCGAGATCGCGGAATCGCTGGAGCTGGCCAAGGGCACGGCGCACGGGATCCTGCGCACGCTGCAGGGCGTCGGGTTCGTCGAGCAGGACCGGGATTCGGGCAAGTACCAGCTCGGTGCGGCGCTGCTGCACCTGGGCACGAGCTACCTGGACGTCAACGAGCTGCGCTCCCGGGCGATCAACTGGGCGGACGCGCTTGCGGCCCGCAGCGGCGAGGCCGTCCGGATCGGCGCGCCGCTGGAGGGCCGCGTGCTGGTGGTGCACCACGTGTTCCGCCCCGACGACAGCCTCCAGAGCCTCGACGTCGGCACGCTGCTGCCGCTGCACGCGACCGCGCTGGGGAAGGTCCTGCTGGCCTACGACACGACGCTGAAGGCGGACCCGGAGCCGTACACGCGCCGCACGCTGGTCACCCAGACGGCGATCAAGCGCGCGTGTGCGAAGGTACGGGAGGCGGGCTGGGCGGCCGAGAACGGCGAGATGATCGCCGGCGAAGCCGGGATCGCGGCCCCGATCCGAGGCCACGGCGGCATCGTCGTCGGCGCGATCGGGGTGTCCGGCGCGGTGGAGCGGATCTGCGAGCCGGACGGCAGCCCGAGCCCGCGGCTGCTGGGCCACGTCCGCGACGCGGCCCGCGCGGTGTCGCGGGACCTGGGCGCGTCCCGATGGTGA
- a CDS encoding MIP/aquaporin family protein — protein MVRNLKARGLGGEMAAEFVGTMILILFGCGVVAQVAAAGIGDHDSIAWAWGLGVTLGVYVASRISGAHLNPAVTIALAVFKGFEWRKVAPYALAQTAGAFLAALLVRWNYTEVLNAKDPGLTIKTQGVFSTLPGNGTLPVGDWGAFRDQIIGTAILLIVLFAITDLRNTSPGANLAPVVVGFLVVAIGMAWGTNAGYAINPARDFGPRLASWLTGYDTAWSDQYGFPYWWIPIVGPIIGALVGGAIYKYLIERFLPAGDPLDAIPAKDLEPAN, from the coding sequence ATGGTGCGAAACCTCAAGGCCCGTGGGCTCGGCGGCGAGATGGCCGCCGAGTTCGTGGGCACGATGATCCTCATCCTGTTCGGGTGCGGGGTGGTGGCGCAGGTCGCCGCCGCGGGCATCGGGGACCACGACAGCATCGCCTGGGCCTGGGGGCTCGGCGTCACGCTCGGTGTGTACGTCGCTTCGCGGATCAGCGGCGCGCACCTGAACCCGGCCGTGACCATCGCCCTCGCCGTGTTCAAGGGCTTCGAGTGGCGCAAGGTCGCCCCCTACGCCCTCGCGCAGACCGCCGGCGCGTTCCTCGCCGCGCTGCTCGTGCGCTGGAACTACACCGAGGTGCTCAACGCCAAGGACCCCGGCCTGACGATCAAGACCCAGGGCGTGTTCTCCACCCTCCCGGGTAACGGAACGCTGCCCGTGGGTGACTGGGGCGCCTTCCGCGACCAGATCATCGGCACCGCGATCCTCCTGATCGTCCTGTTCGCCATCACCGACCTCCGCAACACCTCGCCGGGCGCGAACCTGGCCCCGGTGGTCGTCGGCTTCCTCGTCGTCGCCATCGGCATGGCCTGGGGCACGAACGCCGGCTACGCGATCAACCCCGCCCGCGACTTCGGCCCGCGCCTGGCCTCCTGGCTGACCGGCTACGACACGGCGTGGTCCGACCAGTACGGCTTCCCCTACTGGTGGATCCCGATCGTCGGCCCGATCATCGGCGCCCTCGTCGGCGGCGCGATCTACAAGTACCTGATCGAGCGGTTCCTGCCCGCCGGGGACCCGCTGGACGCCATACCCGCCAAGGACCTCGAGCCCGCCAACTGA
- the glpK gene encoding glycerol kinase GlpK, with product MPDYVGAVDQGTTSTRFMIFDHGGNEIARHQLEHEQILPKPGWVEHDATEIWERTRSVIATALNKADLTAGDLAALGITNQRETTVVWNRRTGRPYGNAIVWQDTRTDRIASALERAGKGDVIRRKAGLPPATYFSGGKLQWILENVDGVREDAEKGDALFGTTDSWLIWNLTGGPDGGVHVTDPTNASRTMLMDLETLDWDDELLSFFNVPRAMLPAIRPSSNPGLFGTTRADGPLGGEVAITGVLGDQQAATVGQVCFRPGEAKNTYGTGNFLLLNTGQELVRSKHGLLTTLCYQFGDEKPVYALEGSIAVTGSAVQWLRDQLGIISGASQSESLARQVEDNGGVYFVPAFSGLFAPYWRSDARGAIVGLTRATTNAHLARATLEAICYQTRDVVEAMQNDSGVTLDVLRVDGGVTANELCMQLQADILGVPVSKPVVAETTALGAAYAAGLAVGFWRSTDELEQNWNEDKRWTPSWSDEQRAEGYAGWQKAVGRTLDWVDVE from the coding sequence ATGCCTGACTACGTCGGCGCCGTTGACCAGGGCACCACCAGCACCCGCTTCATGATCTTCGACCACGGCGGCAACGAAATCGCCCGCCACCAGCTCGAGCACGAGCAGATCCTGCCCAAGCCGGGCTGGGTCGAGCACGACGCCACCGAGATCTGGGAACGCACCCGCTCGGTCATCGCCACCGCGCTCAACAAGGCCGACCTGACCGCCGGGGACCTCGCCGCGCTGGGCATCACCAACCAGCGCGAGACCACCGTCGTGTGGAACCGCCGCACCGGCCGCCCGTACGGCAACGCGATCGTCTGGCAGGACACCCGCACCGACCGCATCGCCTCGGCGCTGGAGCGCGCGGGCAAGGGCGACGTCATCCGCCGCAAGGCCGGCCTGCCGCCCGCGACGTACTTCTCCGGCGGCAAGCTGCAGTGGATCCTCGAAAACGTCGACGGCGTGCGCGAGGACGCCGAGAAGGGCGACGCCCTCTTCGGCACCACCGACTCGTGGCTCATCTGGAACCTGACCGGCGGCCCGGACGGCGGCGTGCACGTCACCGACCCGACCAACGCGTCGCGCACCATGCTGATGGACCTCGAAACCCTGGACTGGGACGACGAGCTGCTCTCGTTCTTCAACGTCCCGCGCGCGATGCTGCCGGCGATCCGGCCGTCGTCGAACCCGGGCCTCTTCGGCACCACCCGCGCCGACGGCCCGCTCGGCGGCGAGGTCGCCATCACCGGCGTCCTCGGCGACCAGCAGGCGGCGACCGTCGGCCAGGTCTGCTTCCGGCCCGGCGAGGCCAAGAACACCTACGGCACCGGCAACTTCCTGCTCCTCAACACCGGCCAGGAACTGGTCCGCTCGAAGCACGGCCTGCTGACGACGCTGTGCTACCAGTTCGGCGACGAAAAGCCGGTCTACGCGCTGGAAGGCTCGATCGCCGTCACCGGTTCCGCGGTGCAGTGGCTGCGCGACCAGCTGGGCATCATCAGCGGCGCGTCCCAGAGCGAAAGCCTGGCCCGCCAGGTCGAGGACAACGGGGGCGTCTACTTCGTCCCGGCGTTCTCCGGCCTGTTCGCGCCGTACTGGCGGTCCGACGCGCGCGGCGCGATCGTCGGCCTCACCCGGGCCACGACCAACGCTCATCTCGCGCGGGCCACCCTGGAAGCGATCTGCTACCAGACCCGCGACGTCGTCGAGGCCATGCAGAACGACTCCGGCGTCACGCTCGACGTGCTCCGGGTCGACGGCGGCGTCACCGCCAACGAGCTGTGCATGCAGCTGCAGGCGGACATCCTCGGCGTGCCGGTGTCGAAGCCGGTCGTCGCCGAGACCACCGCGCTCGGTGCCGCCTACGCGGCCGGGCTGGCCGTCGGCTTCTGGCGGTCGACCGACGAGCTCGAACAGAACTGGAACGAAGACAAGCGCTGGACGCCGTCGTGGAGCGACGAGCAGCGCGCCGAGGGCTACGCGGGCTGGCAGAAAGCCGTCGGCCGCACGCTCGACTGGGTCGATGTGGAGTGA